One region of Elusimicrobiales bacterium genomic DNA includes:
- a CDS encoding DUF6790 family protein, protein MTAAMFCSILEAARWGCVGTGFYLAFMPGMTPQMQLHVLMPWLVLPLAGLTGIESVFLGSAAAKSSGYGANPAYQRQSGFNNIAVAATAFAVWLFNWGTRAEAAVLTVLLIFLALSACNHFWTAIRENNRSVKNLLRPLLTLLLLAFSVPFLARALR, encoded by the coding sequence ATGACGGCAGCCATGTTCTGCAGTATCCTTGAAGCAGCGCGGTGGGGTTGCGTTGGAACGGGGTTTTATCTGGCGTTCATGCCCGGTATGACGCCGCAGATGCAGTTGCATGTTCTGATGCCGTGGCTGGTGCTGCCGCTTGCGGGGCTTACTGGGATTGAATCCGTTTTCCTGGGTTCCGCGGCGGCGAAGTCAAGCGGTTACGGCGCAAACCCGGCATACCAGCGCCAGTCCGGCTTCAATAACATAGCGGTGGCTGCAACCGCGTTTGCGGTATGGCTTTTCAACTGGGGAACGCGCGCCGAAGCCGCGGTGCTGACTGTTCTGCTGATTTTCCTCGCGCTGTCGGCCTGCAACCATTTCTGGACGGCGATACGGGAAAACAACCGCTCCGTCAAAAACCTGCTGCGTCCGTTGCTGACTCTTTTGCTGCTTGCCTTTTCCGTGCCGTTTCTGGCGCGGGCGCTGCGCTGA
- a CDS encoding polysaccharide biosynthesis C-terminal domain-containing protein — MNTAFNLLGRAWNMVIAFLMTPYIMKHMGVDRFGVWALVSVVTGYFGLLDMGIGTSYVKYISEHYVKRDFAKINEIVNSGFVFYLAFTAAIMLLAFVLQNAIIGFFNIPNELGKETLFVFWVGLLTFCVVNAASSFVAVQSGLQRMDVYNKISLVMSVPSVILSIFVLEKGYSLRGLIVVNAIVMILSGLANAIASFKLLPQLELSVRHVSKDTFKTLLGYGSKLQVARIASTITMQIDKLLLSHYMSIGFVTFFQLASSVIEQVKALPLLLLQALLPAFSELDARGNRAGVIDNYIRGTRYIALFALPIFALVLVSARDIMLVWMGPGYDQSAIIIRILAVGWAAAVISGVRSVVLQAIAKPGIEMRAGIVAAVLNIPLSVFFIKQFGFAGVALGTSLALIVSALYGFSRLNAALHLQNGFYVKTRIPQVIIGCICAGMIALASTGLLGGRFGGGRVESMLLLCAQTAVFAAVYAALLRIVQPLDATDIAKLTHAVPGLPRRLIEKFASVEN; from the coding sequence ATGAACACGGCCTTTAACCTGCTAGGCAGAGCGTGGAACATGGTTATCGCTTTTTTGATGACACCGTATATCATGAAGCACATGGGAGTGGACCGGTTCGGCGTCTGGGCTTTGGTCAGCGTTGTTACCGGATACTTCGGTCTGCTGGATATGGGCATAGGCACATCGTATGTGAAATACATTTCCGAGCACTATGTGAAAAGGGATTTTGCCAAAATTAACGAGATTGTCAATTCCGGCTTTGTTTTTTATCTTGCGTTCACCGCGGCCATTATGTTGCTGGCGTTTGTCCTGCAGAATGCCATCATCGGTTTTTTTAATATCCCGAACGAGCTGGGAAAAGAAACACTTTTTGTTTTTTGGGTTGGACTGTTAACCTTCTGTGTCGTAAATGCGGCCAGTAGTTTTGTCGCGGTTCAAAGCGGACTCCAGCGAATGGACGTGTATAATAAGATATCGCTGGTTATGTCAGTCCCGAGCGTGATTCTTTCGATCTTTGTCTTGGAAAAGGGCTACAGCCTGCGCGGACTTATCGTGGTTAACGCGATTGTAATGATATTATCCGGTCTGGCCAACGCTATAGCTTCATTCAAGTTGCTGCCGCAACTTGAGTTGTCAGTCCGGCATGTCAGCAAAGACACTTTCAAAACGTTGCTGGGATACGGCTCAAAATTGCAGGTGGCAAGAATTGCATCCACAATAACCATGCAAATTGACAAGCTGCTGCTCTCCCATTACATGTCCATAGGTTTTGTGACTTTTTTCCAACTGGCCAGTTCTGTGATAGAACAGGTAAAGGCGCTGCCGCTGCTATTATTACAGGCGTTATTGCCGGCATTTTCAGAACTGGACGCGCGCGGCAATCGTGCCGGAGTGATAGACAATTACATACGAGGCACCCGCTATATAGCGCTTTTCGCGCTGCCGATATTTGCTCTCGTGCTAGTATCGGCGCGGGATATTATGCTGGTATGGATGGGGCCCGGCTATGATCAGTCGGCAATAATCATACGAATACTGGCCGTTGGATGGGCCGCCGCCGTAATTTCCGGCGTGCGTTCCGTGGTTTTGCAAGCCATCGCCAAACCCGGCATAGAGATGCGGGCGGGCATTGTCGCCGCCGTCCTTAACATCCCGCTAAGCGTATTCTTCATTAAACAGTTTGGATTCGCGGGAGTCGCGCTCGGCACTTCTCTTGCCTTGATTGTGTCTGCTCTTTACGGCTTTTCGAGGCTCAATGCGGCATTGCATCTGCAAAACGGCTTCTACGTGAAGACCCGCATACCGCAGGTTATAATAGGCTGCATCTGTGCGGGGATGATTGCGTTGGCATCAACAGGATTATTGGGCGGAAGATTTGGCGGAGGGCGTGTCGAAAGCATGTTGCTGCTGTGTGCCCAGACCGCAGTGTTTGCCGCTGTGTATGCGGCGCTTCTAAGAATTGTTCAACCGCTGGATGCAACCGATATAGCGAAACTCACGCATGCCGTTCCAGGGCTTCCGCGACGGCTTATCGAAAAATTCGCGTCCGTGGAAAATTGA
- a CDS encoding D-alanine--D-alanine ligase family protein produces the protein MKLKIAVFYGGKSAEHEVSVHSAETVGSLLSPEKYQVFPVYITRGGKWLLEKACGRTDDPAPEVSPVLHGGFHLNTGGGPLALDAAFPVIHGPLGEDGTLQGLFEQMELPYVGCGVTASAIGMDKDISKRLAALAGLPVLEHALVSKPDCDFVALEKKAAQMGWPVFVKPAALGSSVGVTRADSPEKLRQAVEYGFKFDTRVMVEKAVENAREIVCGVLGEGASVKASACGEVKPSHEFYDYNAKYIDPDGMKLSIPAQLSGETASAIRAQSVDFFRAIGGSGLARIDFLLDGAGKHYFCEINTLPGFTSHSLYPRLWQAAGVEPPALVDELVSLALARAKERGSLLLKPDHAVC, from the coding sequence TGAAGTTTCCGTCCATTCGGCGGAAACGGTCGGCTCCCTTTTATCCCCGGAGAAATACCAGGTTTTTCCGGTATACATAACCCGCGGCGGCAAATGGCTGCTGGAAAAGGCGTGCGGCCGCACCGACGACCCCGCGCCGGAGGTTTCGCCCGTGCTGCACGGCGGGTTCCACCTCAACACCGGCGGCGGGCCGCTGGCTTTGGACGCCGCTTTCCCTGTCATACACGGCCCGCTGGGCGAAGACGGGACTTTGCAGGGGCTTTTCGAGCAGATGGAACTGCCCTATGTCGGCTGCGGGGTAACAGCCTCCGCCATAGGCATGGACAAGGATATTTCAAAGCGGCTGGCCGCGCTGGCCGGGCTGCCGGTGCTGGAGCATGCGCTGGTTTCCAAACCGGACTGCGATTTCGTCGCGCTTGAAAAAAAGGCTGCGCAAATGGGCTGGCCGGTCTTTGTAAAACCCGCGGCGCTCGGCTCGTCCGTGGGGGTAACCCGCGCGGATTCGCCTGAAAAGCTGCGCCAGGCGGTGGAATACGGTTTCAAATTTGACACCAGGGTCATGGTGGAAAAGGCGGTTGAAAACGCGCGGGAAATCGTCTGCGGCGTGCTTGGCGAGGGGGCGTCCGTGAAAGCCTCCGCCTGCGGCGAGGTGAAGCCATCGCACGAATTCTACGATTACAACGCCAAATACATAGACCCCGACGGGATGAAGCTTTCCATCCCCGCGCAGCTAAGCGGCGAAACAGCCTCCGCCATCCGGGCGCAAAGCGTCGATTTTTTCCGCGCCATAGGCGGCAGCGGGCTTGCGCGCATTGATTTCCTGCTGGACGGGGCGGGAAAGCACTACTTCTGCGAAATCAATACCCTGCCGGGCTTTACGTCGCACAGCCTCTATCCGCGGCTGTGGCAGGCGGCGGGGGTGGAGCCGCCCGCTCTTGTTGACGAGCTGGTTTCGCTTGCGCTGGCGCGCGCCAAAGAGCGCGGAAGCCTTCTGCTCAAGCCCGACCACGCCGTCTGCTGA
- a CDS encoding methyltransferase domain-containing protein: MKPVKRIKEFVGKLFPQTIRGYKQYRNLFAGKTGLEIGGPSDVFRTIIPIYGIIDSLDGCNFSNHTIWEGQLNEGHSYAFHPGKPNGRQFICEATDLSEIKSGEYDFVLACHSIEHSANPMKAVSEWLRVIKPGGHLLIIAPDKNATFDRLRAVTTFAHLLDDFRKDVDETDLEHLDEIMGLHDLSMDIAAGDLDSFRQRSLKNYENRCLHQHVFDAALLAQMALHFKLNIVDLQQAFSIHIIMLAQKL; the protein is encoded by the coding sequence ATGAAGCCTGTTAAACGAATTAAGGAGTTTGTGGGCAAGTTATTTCCGCAAACCATACGCGGCTACAAGCAGTATCGGAATTTATTTGCGGGAAAAACAGGCCTGGAAATAGGCGGGCCAAGCGATGTTTTCCGCACAATTATCCCGATTTATGGCATTATAGACTCTCTGGATGGGTGCAATTTTTCAAATCACACAATCTGGGAAGGGCAGTTAAACGAAGGACACTCATATGCATTCCATCCCGGCAAGCCTAACGGCAGGCAATTCATCTGCGAAGCCACGGATTTGAGCGAAATAAAATCCGGCGAGTATGATTTTGTGCTGGCATGCCATTCCATTGAACATAGCGCCAATCCGATGAAGGCCGTTTCCGAGTGGCTGCGGGTTATAAAACCGGGCGGACATTTATTGATAATTGCACCGGACAAGAATGCTACTTTCGATCGTTTAAGAGCAGTCACAACATTTGCACATTTATTGGATGATTTTCGGAAAGATGTGGATGAAACAGATTTGGAGCATTTGGATGAAATCATGGGACTCCATGACTTGTCCATGGATATTGCCGCCGGAGATTTGGATTCTTTCAGGCAACGCTCGCTCAAGAATTATGAAAACCGATGCCTGCATCAACATGTGTTTGATGCCGCTTTATTGGCGCAGATGGCATTGCATTTCAAGTTGAATATTGTTGACTTGCAGCAAGCATTTTCCATTCACATAATAATGCTTGCGCAAAAACTGTGA
- a CDS encoding glycosyltransferase family 4 protein — MRITFVLPGVFIAGGVRAIFECANGLTERGHQVNIVYPSALLSYSSDNFLILLRRGLKRFMQGAGKPAGVSWFSLNASLVKVPFMDSVAISWFEHMIPDADVVIASTWESAFSVAKLNPSKGRKAYFVQHYEAMELWNDQDCWDLASGKHSNGNDIIASMAQIIPENSKLLRYKKMVDASYGLPLAKFTTSAMLERMITNVFKQTSFGRVPIGNNFKMFYPDGEKANRNVILLPFRGNGWKGNSDTIKALDILRRKRSDFTVILYGPPELKEAAPTWVDFKCSPTDSELRRLYSCADIFVSPTWVEGWCSPPMEAMSCGTACVATNVGAVSEYAEHGKTAMLVEPRNPAGIAEAIELLLDDKSKRDMLAGAGRLAIQKYTWKESVDHMEAVLCQIAVA; from the coding sequence ATGAGAATAACCTTTGTGCTGCCCGGCGTGTTCATTGCGGGCGGCGTGCGCGCTATTTTTGAGTGCGCAAACGGGCTTACGGAGCGTGGACATCAGGTAAATATTGTATATCCGTCCGCGCTTTTGTCTTATTCCTCGGATAATTTCCTTATACTATTGCGGCGAGGGCTGAAAAGATTTATGCAGGGGGCCGGCAAACCTGCGGGGGTATCATGGTTTTCGCTCAACGCCAGCCTTGTTAAAGTCCCCTTTATGGATTCCGTAGCCATATCATGGTTCGAGCATATGATTCCCGACGCCGATGTGGTGATTGCATCCACATGGGAAAGCGCATTTTCGGTCGCAAAGTTGAACCCGTCCAAAGGGCGAAAAGCATATTTCGTGCAGCATTACGAAGCAATGGAACTATGGAACGACCAGGATTGCTGGGATTTGGCGTCGGGAAAACATTCAAATGGAAACGATATCATCGCCTCCATGGCGCAAATAATTCCGGAAAATTCAAAATTATTGCGCTACAAAAAAATGGTGGACGCTTCATACGGGTTGCCTTTGGCCAAATTCACCACATCGGCCATGCTTGAGCGCATGATTACAAATGTATTCAAACAGACATCTTTCGGCAGAGTTCCGATAGGAAACAATTTCAAAATGTTTTATCCAGATGGGGAAAAAGCCAACAGGAATGTAATATTGCTTCCCTTTCGCGGGAACGGGTGGAAAGGCAATTCCGACACCATCAAAGCGCTGGATATATTGCGGCGTAAACGTTCCGATTTCACTGTCATCTTGTATGGCCCGCCGGAATTGAAGGAAGCCGCGCCAACGTGGGTGGACTTCAAATGTTCACCGACAGACAGCGAACTCCGCAGGCTTTATTCTTGCGCCGACATATTCGTGTCGCCTACATGGGTTGAGGGGTGGTGTTCTCCGCCAATGGAGGCGATGTCATGCGGCACGGCATGTGTGGCAACAAATGTCGGCGCAGTGTCCGAATACGCCGAACATGGTAAAACCGCAATGCTAGTCGAGCCCAGAAATCCTGCCGGCATTGCGGAGGCAATAGAACTTCTTCTGGATGATAAATCCAAGCGCGACATGCTGGCCGGGGCAGGCCGTCTTGCAATACAAAAATACACATGGAAAGAATCCGTAGATCACATGGAAGCCGTCCTATGCCAAATAGCAGTTGCTTAA
- a CDS encoding radical SAM protein: MASFISAPIKFASNCAGRLKSSAESYLLRVSGKLPPVRWVTWEITEACNSKCRLCSIWKHGKRQDTLTLEEIKKVFSDPLFKNLEILLITGGEAALRDDLLDILLFISQKLPKARPTISTNALLPDRVLGVVDAILEKGLCIDVGVSLDGVGEHHDQIRGVPGNFQKVDYLLDKLIELKKKHGDRLSFVAGQTLHPITVDYIDETKKYAREKGVAHFMQLYDEAPYYHNMGDATIAERDMEKLAAKVRADQPSFHNETLLTILKNKIINFDCFTMRTFFILRSNGDIMPCLRLCDTKIGNVRDSSPSEIWNSKPAWDARRKVMDCKGCANTWATDWSCQSNSLPFARQLFSYFAKKHLKK, encoded by the coding sequence ATGGCATCTTTCATCAGCGCGCCTATTAAATTTGCAAGCAACTGCGCAGGCAGACTCAAGTCTTCCGCAGAAAGCTATCTGCTGCGGGTTTCCGGCAAATTGCCGCCCGTGCGCTGGGTTACATGGGAAATCACTGAGGCCTGCAATTCGAAATGCAGGCTATGCAGTATTTGGAAGCATGGCAAACGCCAGGACACATTGACGCTGGAAGAAATAAAAAAGGTTTTCAGCGACCCGTTATTCAAAAATTTGGAAATACTTCTCATCACCGGCGGTGAAGCCGCGTTGCGCGACGATTTGCTGGACATTTTGCTTTTCATAAGCCAGAAGCTGCCCAAAGCCCGCCCCACCATAAGCACAAATGCGTTGCTGCCGGACAGGGTGCTTGGCGTAGTTGACGCAATCCTAGAAAAAGGGCTTTGCATAGACGTCGGAGTATCGCTGGACGGGGTTGGCGAACACCATGACCAGATACGCGGCGTGCCGGGTAATTTCCAAAAGGTTGATTACCTTTTGGACAAGCTTATAGAACTTAAGAAAAAACATGGGGACCGGCTCTCTTTCGTCGCCGGACAGACATTGCATCCGATAACAGTGGATTATATAGACGAAACCAAAAAATACGCCAGGGAAAAGGGCGTCGCGCATTTCATGCAGCTATACGATGAGGCCCCTTATTATCATAATATGGGCGACGCCACGATCGCAGAGCGGGACATGGAAAAACTTGCCGCCAAAGTGCGCGCCGACCAGCCATCTTTCCATAACGAAACTCTGCTTACTATCCTGAAAAACAAAATCATCAATTTTGACTGCTTTACGATGCGCACTTTTTTTATACTGCGCAGCAACGGCGATATAATGCCATGCCTCCGGCTGTGCGACACAAAGATAGGCAATGTGCGCGATTCGTCTCCATCGGAAATCTGGAACAGCAAGCCCGCATGGGATGCGCGGCGCAAGGTTATGGATTGCAAAGGATGCGCCAACACATGGGCCACCGATTGGAGTTGCCAGTCAAATTCCCTGCCGTTTGCGAGACAGTTGTTTAGTTATTTCGCGAAAAAACATCTGAAGAAATGA